The Leucoraja erinacea ecotype New England chromosome 19, Leri_hhj_1, whole genome shotgun sequence genome has a segment encoding these proteins:
- the LOC129706527 gene encoding MANSC domain-containing protein 1-like, giving the protein MVCWQGVSFPLLLLVLLTNHKCLSLQSQCNYSSSLGNIINVTIGLSKGLKSLGPLYTDTVEECLNSCCSDLPKIDGHLCNFMTFAPKNISSPNCYLFHCPNKDACPTMILKGYTSYVIDKDQESEMSAMKSHSQNGEGSSDSGIAAGLRDSGSDLPSRQGSTTQSTTTTHLPLPTVQSRARPLTVVPILPPPNTLPVTPSTAAPVTTTQLLVTTTSPFTTRKSPAATVQNSLSVTSAKTVPTRLPVLPSTPTRTTALPTTQSLKTTTLQTTTPEPTMTTTLPTTLQASTIPPPMLTTVPTTLHTTTLPPMPTTLPTTLQASTIPPPMLTTLPTTLQTTTPEPTMTSTLPTTLQTSTTKMSTTLPTTLQTSTTTLSTMATTLPSTLHTTTTEPTMPTTLPTTLQASTTESRTSTTLPTTLQTTTTQSTMATTLPSPLHTTTLPAVITTHPTSTTTASTTTPPTTTSRTTSPLPETRLVTTIVPPTTISAVSTRKPIPRGTLQSSVTRVPEKKTPFITNISAVSNNASVNKKDGRDQDQRHNVGGQEESAGMFGDSRIGLIAALVFGVLFLIIMVAMLSKQLIDSYKRKDYTKMDFLMNGMYVEA; this is encoded by the exons ATGGTTTGTTGGCAAGGTGTGTCATTCCCATTGCTGCTCTTGGTTTTGCTGACAAACCACAAGTGTCTATCGCTACAGTCCCAGTGCAATTATTCAAGCAGTTTGGGCAATATAATCAACGTAACCATCGGTCTTTCAAAAGGGCTGAAGAGCCTCGGCCCATTATACACGGATACAGTGGAGGAGTGTCTCAACAGCTGCTGTAGTGATTTGCCTAAAATAG ATGGACACCTCTGTAATTTTATGACATTTGCTCCAAAGAATATCTCTTCCCCAAATTGCTACCTTTTTCATTGTCCAAACAAAGATGCCTGCCCCACGATGATTCTGAAAGGATACACCAGCTATGTCATCGATAAAG ATCAAGAGTCGGAAATGTCTGCGATGAAATCACATTCCCAGAATGGGGAAGGATCTTCAGATAGTGGGATTGCAGCCGGCCTCCGAGATTCTGGGTCTGATCTTCCTTCCCGTCAAGGCAGCACGACGCAGTCAACAACAACCACCCATCTCCCACTGCCCACTGTTCAATCTAGAGCCAGGCCACTAACAGTGGTccccatactcccaccacccaacACGTTGCCAGTAACACCTTCCACTGCTGCTCCTGTGACCACCACACAGTTACTAGTGACCACGACCTCTCCATTCACAACCAGGAAGTCACCAGCAGCCACCGTCCAGAACAGTCTCTCGGTGACATCTGCCAAGACTGTGCCAACTAGACTACCAGTCCTACCATCAACACCAACGAGAACTACTGCCCTTCCCACCACTCAATCGCTGAAGACTACCACCCTCCAAACCACCACTCCTGAACCTACAATGACCACTACACTTCCAACTACGCTCCAAGCCAGCACCATTCCACCTCCAATGCTCACTACCGTTCCAACCACGTTACATACCACCACTCTACCTCCAATGCCCACTACTCTTCCAACTACGCTCCAAGCCAGTACCATTCCACCTCCAATGCTCACTACCCTTCCAACCACGTTACAGACCACCACTCCTGAACCTACAATGACTTCTACACTTCCAACTACGCTCCAAACCAGCACGACCAAAATGTCCACAACCCTTCCAACCACGTTACagacctccaccaccactctaAGTACAATGGCCACTACTCTGCCAAGCACCCTACACACCACCACTACTGAACCTACAATGCCCACTACCCTTCCAACTACCCTCCAAGCCAGCACGACTGAGTCTAGAACGTCCACCACCCTTCCAACCACGTTACAGACCACCACCACTCAAAGTACAATGGCCACCACTCTTCCCAGCCCCCTACACACCACCACGCTACCAGCCGTGATCACCACTCATCCGACATCAACCAccactgcctcaaccaccactcccCCAACCACTACTTCACGGACAACATCTCCTCTCCCAGAAACTCGACTGGTGACCACCATCGTCCCACCAACAACCATCTCCGCTGTCTCGACAAGAAAGCCGATACCACGTGGAACTCTGCAATCTTCTGTGACCAGGGTTCCAGAGAAGAAAACTCCATTCATCACGAATATATCTGCGGTTTCAAACAATGCAAGTGTTAATAAAAAGGACGGCAGGGATCAGGATCAACGACACAATGTGGGAGGTCAGGAAGAATCAGCAGGAATGTTTGGAGATTCACGAATTGGGCTGATTGCAGCTCTAGTATTTGGAGTATTATTTCTAATAATAATGGTCGCTATGTTAAGTAAACAGTTAATAGACTCCTACAAAAGAAAGGACTACACTAAAATGGATTTCTTAATGAATGGGATGTACGTGGAGGCATGA